Genomic DNA from Pseudomonadota bacterium:
GGTGAGCCAGGTCGAGGCGCTGCGCGGGGTCGAGCTCAAGATGGTCCCCAGCGTTGCAGACGTCGTCGAGGGGCGCACGCAGGTGAGCCAGATGCGCGATGTCCGGATCGAAGACCTGCTGGCCCGCCCACCCGTCGAGATCGACCTGGCGGCCAACGCGGATTTCATCGCCGGGCGCACCGTTCTGGTGACCGGCGCTGGCGGATCGATCGGGTCTGAGATCTGTCGTCAGATCTCCTCGCTGGGGGCCTCTCGACTCGTGCTGCTGGGGCGGGGCGAGAACTCGCTGCACGAGGCGGCGGTCGACATCGGCCATCACGGCGGCACGCCGTTCGAAACCGTCATCTGCGACGTTCGCGACATGCCTCGTCTCGAAGCCATCTTCGCGCGCCACCGCCCCAAGGTCGTGTTTCATGCGGCGGCGCACAAGCACGTCCCGATGATGGAGACCAACGCCACAGAAGCCATCACGGTCAACGTGCTCGGAACCCGCAACCTTGTCGAGCTTTCGCGCCGTCACGGAGTCGAGCGCTTCATCCTGCTCTCCACCGACAAGTCGGTGAACCCCGTGAGCGTGATGGGCTGGTCGAAGCGACTGGCCGAGATGGTCGTTCTCGATGCCGCCCAGAGAGCGGTTGCGGGCGGCGCAGACGCCGGCACCACGAGGTTCGTGAGCGTTCGGTTCGGGAACGTTCTCGGATCGCGGGGCAGCGTTGTGCCGACGTTCCGCCGACAGATCGCCATGGGCGGTCCGGTGACCGTCACCGATCCACGCATGAAGCGCTACTTCATGACCATTCCGGAAGCGGTCACGCTCGTCATCCAGGCGGCGGCCATGGCGCGTGGCGGTGAGGTCTACATCCTTGACATGGGTGACCCCGTCGAGATCCTCGAGCTCGCACGCAACATGATCCGCCTCTCCGGCTTCGAACCGGACACCGACATTCCCATCGAGGTCAGGGGCAGCCGTCCTGGCGAGAAGCTCGACGAAGAGCTGCTCAATGAGGGAGAGCGGGCATCTCCCACGGAGGCGGAGAAGATAAAGCGAGTGGACGGCCTCGACTTCGACCCCCAGCACTTTGCGCAGTTGCTGGCCGAGCTTGAGGGCATCGCGCTGCGCCATGACGACGACGCCATGCGGGCGCGTCTGAAAGACGAGAGGCAGGCTTCCAGCGTATGAGCGATTTCCATGAGTTCGAGCTGAGCGAGGTCGCCGACGAGCACGCGAGCATCGAGCGCTTCTGCAGGCTTGCACGGGTGTATGTCTGGGCTCTCGGGCGCGATGACGTCTTCTCTGTCGAGGGAAGGGTACAGGGCTCGCAGATGCGCGAGATCAGCTGGACCCCGTCTGACGGCGCGCCCGTGCTGCACACGCTGGTGCGTGATTATCGCGAGTACTTCGAGGCCATCCACTTCCCGTCGGTCGACGCGCTCGCACACGACTCGGGAGACGACTCCGCGCCACGTGTCAGCGCACACGGCGTAGGGCTGCGACGCCTCACCCTGCGCGGCGACGCGCGGCTCGCCCAGCGCCTGCAAGACGTCATCGACCAGACGGAGCGCGGCGAGGAGCCACACGTCGACCCGTTGCAAGATGACCCACGCTCGCGCCGCATGGCCCTCTACGCACTCGGGTGGCCCGCCGCGCGGGCCGGCAAGGACAACAAGCAGCTTGCCGCCGACATCACGACGGCGCTGCGCGGGGCGCTGTCTGATGCGGCCGGCGAGGTTCGTGCCGCGGCCGCAGGAATTGCGGGTCGATACCGCGTCCTTGCGCTCTGCACGGC
This window encodes:
- a CDS encoding polysaccharide biosynthesis protein produces the protein MIRKAALLLADAVVVFVAIHLAVNLRFEGDVPAKYSGMHMLGAHIAIVAANLIAYSAFGLYGKVWRYAGVHELEDISKAVTLAYVPFIFITLWSGGSVYPRSIVITAWLLTLLSIGAVRFTLRLHSERLSSAQGEQVQRVLIVGANDAGEAILRELARQPEQTHACVGFVDDTPGRTGVKIRGVPVLGRLDDLASVVTRNDINEIVVADPRPPLVRRVVSQVEALRGVELKMVPSVADVVEGRTQVSQMRDVRIEDLLARPPVEIDLAANADFIAGRTVLVTGAGGSIGSEICRQISSLGASRLVLLGRGENSLHEAAVDIGHHGGTPFETVICDVRDMPRLEAIFARHRPKVVFHAAAHKHVPMMETNATEAITVNVLGTRNLVELSRRHGVERFILLSTDKSVNPVSVMGWSKRLAEMVVLDAAQRAVAGGADAGTTRFVSVRFGNVLGSRGSVVPTFRRQIAMGGPVTVTDPRMKRYFMTIPEAVTLVIQAAAMARGGEVYILDMGDPVEILELARNMIRLSGFEPDTDIPIEVRGSRPGEKLDEELLNEGERASPTEAEKIKRVDGLDFDPQHFAQLLAELEGIALRHDDDAMRARLKDERQASSV